A DNA window from Mesorhizobium sp. C432A contains the following coding sequences:
- the speB gene encoding agmatinase: protein MTRVSLLGIPHDENSSYLKGAAAAPALIRRELKSDAHSSWSETGFDVADSFVDHGDIDFSGAGDPWERIEAEVGRALDAGHPLISLGGDHAIAWPVLRAVRRRHARLTIVQIDAHPDIYDAYQGNRRSHTSSFARILEEGLADRLIQIGLRTLNDELRDQLKRFGVEMIEARHFSEDLQLDLKTPVYLSIDLDGLDPACAPGVSHREPGGLTTRQVINLIQRIDQPIVGADVVEYNASQDVSNLTALVAAKLVKEIAGMMLKTHGAG, encoded by the coding sequence ATGACCAGGGTTTCGCTTCTGGGAATACCACATGACGAGAACTCGTCCTATCTCAAGGGCGCGGCTGCAGCGCCGGCCCTGATCCGGCGCGAACTCAAAAGCGACGCGCACAGCTCGTGGAGCGAAACCGGCTTCGATGTGGCGGACAGTTTCGTCGACCACGGCGACATCGACTTTTCAGGCGCCGGCGATCCGTGGGAGCGAATCGAGGCCGAGGTCGGCCGCGCGCTGGATGCCGGCCACCCGTTGATCAGCCTCGGCGGCGATCATGCCATCGCCTGGCCGGTGCTGCGTGCCGTGCGCCGCCGCCATGCCAGGCTAACGATCGTCCAGATCGACGCCCATCCCGACATCTACGATGCCTATCAGGGCAACAGGCGGTCCCACACCTCGTCCTTCGCGCGCATCCTGGAGGAGGGGCTGGCTGACCGGCTGATCCAGATCGGCTTGCGCACCCTCAATGATGAGCTTCGTGACCAGCTCAAGCGCTTCGGCGTCGAAATGATCGAGGCGCGGCATTTCAGCGAGGATCTGCAGCTCGATCTCAAGACGCCGGTCTATCTCTCGATCGATCTCGACGGCCTCGACCCGGCTTGTGCGCCCGGCGTGTCGCACCGCGAACCCGGTGGTCTTACAACCCGGCAAGTGATCAACCTGATCCAGCGGATCGACCAGCCCATCGTCGGCGCCGATGTCGTCGAATACAATGCAAGCCAGGACGTCTCCAATCTCACCGCGCTGGTTGCCGCCAAGCTGGTCAAGGAGATCGCCGGCATGATGCTCAAGACGCATGGCGCCGGCTGA
- the dapB gene encoding 4-hydroxy-tetrahydrodipicolinate reductase, whose amino-acid sequence MPHPLKIAIAGALGRMGREMALAVETDPRLALVARFHRPGSIGEGLVERDEALALADVVIDFTTPAASVDLAQACAARGGPALVIGSTGFEPADLAAIATASNSVAIVRSGSYSLGLSMLTGLVEQAARALGPDTDIEILEAHHRMKVDAPSGTALILGEAAARGHGVRLDDVAKRIRDGVTGPRPAGEIGFAVLRGGSIVGEHSVSLLAEGETLTLSHSAADRSMFARGAIAAARWVAVRPPREYDMRDVLGFTTF is encoded by the coding sequence ATGCCGCATCCATTGAAAATAGCCATAGCCGGTGCGCTCGGCCGCATGGGCAGGGAGATGGCGCTGGCCGTCGAGACCGATCCCAGGCTGGCGCTCGTCGCCCGCTTTCACAGGCCGGGCAGCATCGGTGAGGGGCTGGTCGAGCGCGACGAAGCACTGGCGCTTGCGGATGTCGTCATCGATTTCACCACGCCTGCGGCCTCCGTCGATCTTGCACAAGCTTGCGCGGCCCGCGGCGGCCCGGCGCTGGTCATCGGCTCGACCGGCTTCGAGCCGGCCGATCTCGCCGCCATCGCTACTGCTTCGAACTCCGTCGCCATCGTTCGCTCCGGCAGCTACTCGCTCGGGCTCAGCATGCTGACCGGGCTGGTCGAGCAGGCGGCGCGAGCACTTGGTCCCGACACCGACATCGAAATCCTGGAAGCGCATCACCGCATGAAGGTCGACGCACCGTCGGGCACGGCGCTGATACTGGGCGAGGCGGCCGCTCGCGGACATGGCGTCAGGCTGGACGATGTGGCGAAACGCATCCGCGACGGCGTTACAGGTCCACGCCCTGCCGGCGAGATCGGCTTTGCCGTGCTGCGCGGCGGCAGCATCGTCGGCGAGCACAGCGTGAGCTTGCTGGCCGAGGGCGAGACGCTCACGCTTTCCCATTCGGCCGCCGACCGCTCGATGTTCGCGCGCGGCGCCATTGCGGCAGCACGCTGGGTCGCCGTCCGGCCGCCCCGCGAATACGACATGCGCGACGTACTGGGCTTCACGACCTTTTGA